Proteins encoded by one window of Kitasatospora sp. HUAS MG31:
- a CDS encoding helix-turn-helix domain-containing protein: MSDELFDSVDALLAAVSTGLPLPAERKRLRLAAGLTPAQVAAALRVNSTLVVAWEDGSAVPGPDIAPAYTRLLEGLAARFPAPEQPAATSIPAAPQTPVQAPATAQHVTDAPAVPVLDQNPDGSLLMATAAPCVQCGQPSVYRAQGRPMHLGGFCRPAATPATEPAVEATQQPAPTTTPAPAEQPTATPAPAAAPVASEPVRPAPTATSAPAAKTRPATARPAARPAAARPASARPAAPSAAAARWWPAVALDVAEDGAWVLDVPQIPAPAGPKLGDWFAWLGTGLPLRVERAHASGRGGDGMVCLTAGALKQLGLPTALPATEKALAALHTKLAKAAAVVGMEISDQIGPSFHVFRRTGSAGGPKTSVRVTVAPWLGQGDARQQATSALAAPLATAPDGTKDGLTLTRRYRAFTTDLGAAPGATTATTAMLLLDAVRPRVEWVKDETTGEWSSHLREGALPKGNLCVAPAAGARHPLTRDLLSRGEAVCEEEDYKWWARELTAEEAVRRFAVAVDVCASYLSVTDSLRLPIGPLEPARNPAWDGGKTAGLWWADFTGTPVDELLPHPATFHGRPPTGPGWYATPTVAYMATTYGFDPATITEAYLSTHTAPLLKEWTGRIRAGYKRAYADLGLVDGQAPAEFLAAYIVHKDIGTDPVRADALTLAALYKNIYKGGIGKWADSARHLDDQAWLEKVAASWSYRPEIRFHIIAAARIAAHRRLRKTLQLTGRAPFAVNVDSYLYATDAPTPLELLPVKNDGTPVPGALRLGIAPGSHKHESSIPLQAAIEAMGRREHPSKLVHHYATDGTYIGPEQAAEDADAGNDEQEGDN, translated from the coding sequence ATGTCCGACGAGCTGTTCGACTCCGTCGACGCGCTGCTCGCCGCCGTGAGCACCGGCCTGCCGCTGCCGGCGGAGCGCAAGCGGCTGCGCCTGGCGGCCGGGCTGACGCCCGCGCAGGTTGCCGCGGCCCTGCGGGTCAACTCGACGCTGGTGGTCGCCTGGGAGGACGGCAGCGCCGTCCCGGGCCCGGACATCGCTCCGGCCTACACGCGCCTCCTGGAGGGCCTGGCAGCGCGTTTCCCGGCGCCCGAGCAGCCCGCGGCGACGTCGATCCCGGCCGCGCCGCAGACGCCTGTCCAGGCCCCGGCGACCGCCCAGCACGTCACCGACGCGCCCGCCGTCCCGGTGCTCGACCAGAACCCGGATGGCTCGCTGCTGATGGCCACCGCGGCGCCGTGCGTGCAGTGCGGCCAGCCCTCGGTCTATCGCGCCCAGGGGCGCCCGATGCACCTGGGCGGGTTCTGCCGCCCCGCCGCCACCCCGGCTACCGAGCCGGCCGTCGAAGCCACCCAGCAGCCGGCGCCGACGACGACGCCGGCCCCGGCCGAGCAGCCAACAGCCACCCCCGCACCCGCTGCTGCTCCCGTCGCCTCCGAGCCGGTCCGGCCCGCACCCACCGCCACGTCGGCCCCGGCGGCCAAGACGCGCCCGGCGACGGCCCGCCCCGCTGCCCGCCCGGCTGCAGCCCGTCCGGCTTCGGCACGCCCCGCTGCTCCGTCCGCTGCCGCTGCGCGCTGGTGGCCGGCGGTCGCGCTGGACGTCGCCGAGGACGGCGCATGGGTGCTGGACGTCCCGCAGATCCCGGCCCCGGCCGGACCGAAGCTCGGCGACTGGTTCGCGTGGCTGGGCACCGGGCTGCCGCTGCGCGTTGAGCGTGCCCACGCCTCGGGGCGCGGCGGTGACGGCATGGTCTGCCTGACCGCTGGTGCGCTCAAGCAGCTCGGCCTGCCCACCGCCCTGCCCGCCACCGAGAAGGCCCTGGCCGCGCTGCACACGAAGCTGGCGAAGGCCGCCGCCGTGGTGGGCATGGAGATCAGCGACCAGATCGGCCCGAGCTTCCACGTCTTCCGCCGCACCGGATCGGCCGGCGGACCGAAGACCTCGGTCCGGGTCACCGTCGCGCCCTGGCTCGGCCAGGGCGATGCCCGTCAGCAGGCCACCAGCGCCCTCGCCGCCCCGCTCGCCACCGCCCCCGACGGCACCAAGGACGGCCTCACCCTGACCCGCCGCTACCGCGCCTTCACCACCGACCTCGGCGCCGCCCCCGGCGCCACCACCGCCACCACCGCGATGCTGCTCCTGGACGCGGTCCGCCCGCGCGTGGAGTGGGTCAAGGACGAGACGACCGGGGAGTGGTCCTCCCACCTGCGCGAGGGCGCCCTCCCGAAGGGGAACCTGTGCGTTGCGCCGGCCGCCGGGGCCCGCCACCCGCTCACCCGCGACCTGCTTTCCCGCGGCGAGGCGGTGTGCGAGGAGGAGGACTACAAGTGGTGGGCCCGCGAGCTCACCGCCGAGGAAGCCGTCCGCCGGTTCGCGGTCGCGGTCGACGTCTGCGCCTCCTACCTGTCCGTCACCGACTCCCTGCGCCTGCCCATCGGCCCGCTCGAGCCCGCGCGGAACCCGGCCTGGGACGGCGGCAAGACCGCCGGCCTCTGGTGGGCAGATTTCACCGGCACCCCGGTGGACGAGCTGTTGCCACACCCGGCCACCTTCCACGGCCGCCCGCCCACCGGCCCGGGCTGGTACGCCACGCCGACCGTCGCCTACATGGCCACCACCTACGGCTTCGACCCGGCCACCATCACCGAGGCGTACCTCAGCACCCACACCGCGCCGCTGCTCAAGGAGTGGACCGGCCGCATCCGGGCCGGCTACAAGCGCGCCTACGCCGACCTCGGCCTGGTCGACGGCCAGGCCCCCGCCGAGTTCCTCGCCGCCTACATCGTGCACAAGGACATCGGCACCGACCCGGTCCGCGCCGACGCCCTGACCCTGGCCGCCCTGTACAAGAACATCTACAAGGGCGGCATCGGCAAATGGGCCGACTCCGCCCGCCACCTGGACGACCAGGCGTGGCTGGAGAAGGTCGCCGCCTCCTGGTCCTACCGGCCGGAGATCCGCTTCCACATCATCGCCGCCGCCCGGATCGCCGCCCACCGCCGCCTGCGCAAGACCCTCCAGCTGACCGGCCGCGCCCCGTTCGCCGTCAACGTCGACTCCTACCTCTACGCCACCGACGCCCCCACCCCGCTCGAGCTCCTGCCCGTGAAGAACGACGGCACCCCCGTGCCCGGCGCGCTGCGGCTGGGCATCGCGCCGGGCAGCCACAAGCACGAGTCCTCGATCCCGCTGCAGGCCGCGATCGAGGCGATGGGCCGCCGTGAGCACCCGTCCAAGCTGGTCCACCACTACGCCACCGACGGCACCTACATCGGCCCGGAGCAGGCCGCCGAAGACGCCGACGCCGGGAACGACGAGCAGGAAGGCGACAACTGA